The following are from one region of the Corylus avellana chromosome ca1, CavTom2PMs-1.0 genome:
- the LOC132167078 gene encoding uncharacterized protein LOC132167078, producing MTSSKNSLNCFKIVVSSNLMIFLSIYHAGMFIVAFLFVLLAMAAWACQAIRPPPPKICGSAGGPPVTAPRIKLKDGRHLAYKEHGVSKEVATYKIIYIHGFRTCRHDVVIATNLPTEFFQELGLYIVSFDRPGYGESDPNPKQTVKSLASDVQELADQLDLGTKFYVIGNSIGGQLAWGCLKYIPHRLAGAALVSPIVNYWWQGFPTNLLREAYKREPAQDQWAIRVAHYMPWLTYWWNTQKWFPASSAVAGNINSLSPQDLQIMSKVVGTKISKGQATQQGVFESMHRTLMIGLGNWEFSPMDIDNPFRNKEEGFVHVWQGDEDRITPVTLQRYITDKLPWIKYHELPGAGHFFPYAPGMGELIIRSLLSRGN from the exons ATGACAAGTAGTAAAAACTCATTAAATTGCTTCAAAATAGTAGTATCAAGTAACCTGATGATTTTCCTCTCAATATATCACGCAGGGATGTTTATAGTGGCCTTTTTGTTTGTGTTGCTGGCCATGGCGGCTTGGGCATGTCAAGCCATCCGCCCTCCGCCTCCCAAAATCTGTGGCAGCGCTGGCGGCCCGCCTGTGACAGCACCTAGAATAAAGCTCAAGGATGGAAGGCATTTGGCCTACAAGGAGCATGGAGTGTCAAAAGAAGTGGCAACATATAAGATTATCTATATTCATGGCTTCAGAACTTGTAGACACGATGTAGTGATTGCAACAAACCTCCCTACA GAATTTTTCCAAGAGCTAGGACTCTACATTGTGTCCTTTGACAGACCAGGCTACGGAGAAAGCGACCCAAATCCAAAACAAACAGTGAAAAGTTTGGCTTCAGATGTACAAGAGCTTGCTGATCAATTGGACCTCGGAACCAAATTTTACGTAATTGGTAATTCTATTGGTGGCCAGCTGGCTTGGGGCTGCCTCAAGTATATCCCTCATAG gcttgcTGGAGCAGCACTAGTCTCTCCTATTGTCAACTACTGGTGGCAAGGCTTTCCAACCAACTTGTTAAGAGAGGCATACAAGAGAGAACCGGCTCAGGACCAGTGGGCAATTCGAGTTGCTCACTATATGCCATGGCTAACCTATTGGTGGAACACGCAGAAGTGGTTTCCTGCATCAAGCGCTGTCGCTGGTAACATTAATTCATTATCTCCTCAGGATTTACAAATAATGTCCAAGGTGGTTGGGACAAAAATATCCAAg GGTCAGGCAACCCAACAAGGAGTATTTGAGTCGATGCACCGGACATTGATGATTGGACTTGGGAACTGGGAATTCAGTCCAATGGATATTGATAACCCTTTTCGTAATAAGGAAGAAGGCTTCGTCCACGTGTGGCAGGGCGACGAAGATAGGATAACGCCAGTTACGCTACAACGCTATATCACCGACAAACTTCCGTGGATTAAATACCATGAGTTGCCGGGCGCTGGTCATTTCTTTCCATATGCTCCTGGAATGGGTGAACTCATCATAAGGTCACTTTTGTCTAGGGGCAATTAA